GCGAGATCGAAGACGTCGCTTTTGCGATTCCGTCACGGACGATTCACGCGCTCGCGAGTCAAAACGGCTTTAAAATCGACAGCGAACGCGTGACCTTCATCGGCCGCTGCTCGGCCTGTGCGCGGCGATCGCGCTCTAAGGCGGATTGATTCAGCGGCCGGCAGCGGCTGGAGGAGAGGGTGGGATTCGAACCCACGGAACCCGCAAAGGTTCAGCGGTTTTCAAGACCGCCGCATTCAACCGCTCTGCCACCTCTCCATGTTTCTGGCTGACTGCAGCTGATAACTGTGAGAGTTGCTTTGTTTTGAACTCCTCGGCAAACTCCGCTCACCAGCGGTGGGCCGTCCCTGTACTCCAGTTTGGGCAGTGGGCCGCGCACACAACGTGTTGCGGCGCCCTCACAACGACAAATGACCGTCGGTAATGACAGCTTTGCCGTCAACGGTCACCGTCACATCCGGAATATTGGAGGATAGCGCGAAGGACGACGCATCGGAACCGCCTTGCGGCAGGTTATTGCCGATACCGGCGGTAACCCACCCCGCCGCCATTGACGGCCCTGCCCCCCACGTTCCCGCGCCGACGCGAATCGAACGGTTCACCGGGAAATCTGCCCAGGCAAACTGATCGCGACCAACGGTGCCCGCGTCATAGGCTTTCTGCACAGGACCGAAGCCTGCGTCCGCCTGCATCGACGTCACGGAACCATTTGAAAAATGAACCGTCCAACCCACGAGATTGCCGGTATGAATTGGTTCCGTCCCGAATACGATCACGCCATCGGCCGTGCCGCCCTGGGGCAGCACGTAGACATCTCCCGCAGGAAGCTGCTTTTCAAGCGCCGCCCCTCCGCGCCGACGGTCTTCATCCGAAACCGACCCGTTATTCATAATTGCCGACCCCGGCACGGTGCGGAAGGTAAAGTCCGTTCCGTTGGGCGCCGTCATGTGGATCCGATGCGATCCTCCGGTTGTCGCCCGACCCATCGCGAGCGTATCGCGGCGAATTTGTGGATAGTCCGTATTGACGCCGCTCCAGAACAAATTCGCCAGTTCATCTTCGGTCACGGCGAATCTCGCAGCGTTCCCTGGCGAAGGAAACACGCCATTTCCAACGTTGATCTCGGGAATGTTGTGCTTCAACAGATACTGCTCGAACACGTTGTTAGCACCAGCTAGAACATTGAGTCGGGCCGGTGACACTCCAGCATTAATCGAGCGATCGACTGGGTAGGCAATATTTACGAACGCCGTCGCAATACTCGCCAGCCCGATCAAGTCCTTTGGTGGTTGACTATCGAACTGGTCGGGGACGCGTTGGAAGTACTGCTTCTTGAGCCTGTTGCTCCCGATATCCGTCACGGCAAATGCTCCGACCTCGCGGATGGCCAGGGCAATGTCGTCAATGAGCTCCAGTTCGGACGAATCGCCAGTGAGCACGATAACATCGTTCGATTTGACTTGCAAAACGTCGTGAGCGATTTTGTCGGCGAGCTCCTGCCGTTTATCGGCGCTTTGAGCACTAGAATCTGTTGAGAATAGCAAGCAACAGAGTCCGATCGAGGTTCCAATCAAGAATATCGAACGCACGATTCCTCCTAGGCTGAGCAACGTAAAACTTCTTGCACGCGCAGCGACGCTTTGGTTGGCGGCGCATCGCCGACGACGGCATCTGCCTCTACCCGATCAATCGTGGCTTAAAGCCTAAGTGATAGGGGCGGATTTCGAATTCCAATAGTCCGGTCGTGACCGATTGATCCGTCCGAAGGATATCCTCGAGTTGCTCGAGCGACGCCGCCTGAAAGACCGACAAGCCACCGCTATTGTCCAAGAAAGGTCCACCGAATGCTAGCGTCTGCGCCTCGTATTGCTTTGTGAGGAAATCTCGGTGATCTCCCACGCCAACTTGCTCGTGAAACGGCAACTGATCGTTCCACCTCGAGCCCGGCTTGTACAGTACCGCATAGAATGGCAGCTCCGTCATGCTACTTCCCAAGCCTCTTTGCCGCTTTCGACGAATGCCTTTAGCCCGTCGTCTAGTAGTGACGTCCATCCGCCACGATACATCTCTAAGGTTTCCTCGTCCACCTGACCTATGACACTGTGTTCCATCTTCAGTACGGTGGAGACGCCCTCCGATTCCAGGTCGAACGTAATTGTTCCAAACACGCAGCCGCCCATACCCATTGCGCCTGCCATCCAGAGCTTCAAAGATGGCTCATACCTTGTCACTACCGCATAAAGGCGCTGGTTTGATCCGCTTGATTCGTAGAACCGTCCCCCTGCGCCACCTTCCAATATGAGGTTCGGTTTTCCATCTACATCATACGTGACGTGGGACCACCAGCTGGCAATATTCTTCGTGAGTGCCTCGAAGACGCGGTTTGGAGTCGCGCTGATCGTGACTTCGTGCACGATCGCGGCTTGAGAAAGGGGGAGAGAACCTGATTTCGGCACGGCGTAGGTCCCTTCAGCGAGTTTTCCAAGCTTCGAAAGTGATGCTGCCCAAAGCTGTTGATAAGGTGTCATCCAGCGCTCGTAAATACGACGCAAAGGTGCGGCATTGACATAGTTCCATCGCTCGCGTCCGGTGCGCTTTATCGTAATGAGGCGTGCGTTCTCCAAAACGTCAAGGTGCTTCATGACGGCAGTGCGGGACACTGGAAATCGTGCGCACAGAGCGCCCGTTGTCTGAGGTCCCGGCTTCAGAAGATCAAGAATCCTCCGTCGCGTCGGATCCGACAACGCGTTCCACACGATTTCGTCTCGCGGCGGCATCGAAGACAGGATAGCACATCCTGTGAATAATGTGCAACCCTTGGGTGACATTTACGTTCGTATCGCTTCAATGCTGCGGAACTCGGGCGTATCTACCCCGTGGCCATTAATAAATCGTCCGCTGCCTCTCGCTTTTTCGGCGCACACATTCTACCGATGGTTCCCATTGCAAAAATCACTCCCACAAGCAAGAAGGCCGCCGCAATGAGAATATCAGGGGGCGGTGACGATCGTGTGGGAGTGTCTCCTAAGAACGGACCAAGAAACCGTGAGGACGCATTAAACGCCGAGTGCATCAGGATTGCGGCGATCACCGACTGCCCTGAAGCATTGAAGGGTACTGCCATAACTAATGACATGCCGATCATGATCAAACCAAATACCAGCGCAGGAGAACTAACCCAATGCACGAGGAAGAGTGGCCAATGCCAGATTGCCCACAGAATTCCTACTACGACGCACGCCGCCCATGGAGGCATTGCATTCTGAAGGCGTGGCAACAGAAATCCTCGCCACCCAAATTCCTCGAAGAGGGGACCACCCAGCAGATTGTAGTTTAACATCGGCACAATGATGCCGACTAAAACGCTAAAATGCCAATGCCATTCTTTCGGACTCCCCGAGGACAGCAGCGAAGGGAAGACTACGAAGAAGCAAAACAGTATGACCATGGGTGACAGTAAGATCCAAACGATCTTCTGAGGTTCATTTGGAATGAATCGTACCGCACGCCAAGTTCCCGTCTCTCGAAAATGCACCCAATAGCATGCAAGGAATGGACCCAGAGTTCCAATGCATGCGAATACGGGTAGTGACGGCGCTATGTGCAGAATCCCCAGACCATTGCGACCCAGAACTAGTGGAATCCAAACGATCCACGAAAAGGCGCAGGCTATCGCGTAATAGATTCCCGCAAACTTCCAGCGGGACGCGCTGCCGCGGGCGTTGCGTGCTGCGACAGGGGTCGCGGTTGATTCTTCACCCACGGTTCTCTCCTAATGATGTGACTTGCGTCTGACGCGGTAGTACGCACGCTGACGCCGGCGGTCTGGGACCCTTGCCGATTCGCCGTTAGCGCCTGTTCGATCACCATGCCGTCGCAACAAGTACGACTGAGCGCGCTGCCGTTGGCATAACGTATGAACGCCTTAGGCACGCCTTCGTCCGCACCTTAGACCGTTCGAATTACCGCCATGCTAGCATGCGAGCATCACATATGCAACCCTAGCGTGACATATAGTCACGGCCGTTTCGTTCTGCCTGGCCCCAAAAAGTCAGCCAGATTTCCCGGACGGTCGAGAAGGGCGTTGACCCGGGCGCGCGACGCTAAACTCTCGAGAATGTGTCGACGGAACCGGGTCAACTCGACCTTATGCCAGCAATGACTTCGCTAAAGTAAGCGATGGTCTCGCCGCTCTGCCACCTCGTGGTGACGCGCGGCTCGTGCTATCTAGTCGCCTTGTACGTAAAGGTGACCGTTATTCCTGAGCTAGTCGTCACCTTCGCCGTGCCTTTGAGGACCTTTCCGATAACGCTTGCGTGGCCGCTTCCGCCCTCCACGGCAAAGGTAAACGAGGTATCGTTTTTCTTCCTAGACGTAATCTTGCCGCTGAAAGCATACTTCTGGGTATCGCTGTCAAACGTTAAGTAGACCGGTCCCGAGACGTTTTTCTTCTTCTGTGTGATTATAACTTTAATGGTCCCGTTTTGCTTCTGCCCTTTGGCCGAGCCCGTAACCGTCCCCTTATACGTTCCCGAAATCTTGTGGCCCGTATCGGGAACGATGCCGCTTTGCGGTTGTCCCTGATTTAGCTCCTGCGAGAGCTGGGGCACCACTCCGGCCGGCGAGGCGATCCGGTTGCCCGAACATGCGCAGAGAGCGAGTGACACGAGCGCGGCAGCGAAAATCGTTGGTCTAATCATGAAGAACTCCTTATCGACCCGGCTGGCCGAGCGGGGCCGGGCGCCCCGGTATTACTTCGGGAGGGGCCATAAAATGCTTCTCGGCCTCCTTCGTACGCGCGGTACGCCCACAGAAGCTCGCGCACTCGGCCGGCGTCATGCCTAGAGCGGTACGAAACACTTTGATCATATGACTTTGATCGGCAAAGCCCGCTTGAGCAGCTGCCTGCGACGCCGGCATACCTGAGAACATCAGATTCTTCGCATGAGCTACCCGCGAATCTCGTAGATCTTGAAGAATTGATTTGCCGAAGAACGCACGGTAAGAGCGGCTCAAATGCGTTGGATGAATGCCAACTTCACGGGCTATCGATATAACGGAATGGTTGGTCTCTCTATCGTTCGTCGCGATACGCCTCGCGCCATTAAGCCACTCGGGGATAGCCTGCACCAGACCGCCAAAATCACGGCGCCCCGCAATCTCGTGCATGAGATTCGCCAGAGTGTCCTCAGAATTGTCAGCACTGCGTATGAACTTTTCAAAAACTCGCGACAGAACGCGGTGAACTGCTTTGAGGTTCGGAGCCACATAGTTGATATCGATCTCGACATTAAGGCAATGCGATGTCTCGAAGAAATGATCAGCGTGAATTTGGCCGCTGCTCCGCACAAGGATGGTGCCTGATTTGCAATGCTGCTCGCTATCGGAACATTCTGCGAACTCGCCGCCTAAAACTAGCGCCCATGATGCGTTTTTGTGGGCATGAGGAGGAAGTCGATTGCCCGTCGGATGCAGTGTTTCGGTAAGCGTTATCGGACCGCAGCGTTGGACGCCTCGGACGCAGACGGAATATTCCCCCGGTTGATAACTCGTCACTTTTTTACTATCCAGCAAAATCGCTCGTCGTTAGAATGCTTAGATGCCGGCGCTAATTCTGTGTCTCGCTTGTTCATTATTATCTCTGCGGCCTCTTGCGATCCTTCACTTTGAATCCAACGGATTACTGGTTTCCTTAAAAACTCGTGTATTAAATTCGCGCCCGCTACCTTTTACGCTCGATAGTGGTGCAAGTGCCTCGGTTGTTGATGAAACAGTATCTCACGAACTTGGCTTACGTGCGGCAGGCTCTATTACCGGGCGCGGAGCGGGTGCCGGCGGGGTTCGGTTTGCGATCTATCGAGATCTGGATTTGACCGTTGGTCCCGTTCATTGGACCGCACGGCGCGCCCTTGGCGTTTCGCTAGCGAATGTAGGCACAAGTCAACGCGAGGCAGGACTCATCGGTGCTGATTTCTTTTTCGCCTTTGTCGTTCGCATCGACTATAAGCGCAATGAGATCTGCGTGTACAAACCACGGACCTACAGGTATGCCGGCCGAGGCTCAGGATTACCGATTTATTTTGCGCATCACCGTCCATTCGTCAATGTCCAGGTGAAAATCGTAGGCCGCGCGCCGATTTGGCGTTTACTCTTAGTTGATAGCGGTTCCGAAGACATGCTGGATGATCCCGTCATCGCAGAGTCGCCGGGTGCGAAAACCACACGTGCGGGCACGGGCCTCGGTCGTGCGCTTACAGCTTACTATGGTCCGGTGCAATGGGCTCGCATAGGTCCTTACACGCTGCGTGGACTTCAGGGCACTAGCGGCGGCGTTCCGCTTATAGGACAGGGCGTACTGCGGCGATTCATCGTGACATTTGATTACGCCCGCCGGCGCATCTATCTCGAACAACGAACCGCGACGCCCAGAGGCCCATAAGCGCGCGCGCAAGAAGCCCGATTGATGCGTCGTCTGCAGCCGGGATACATCTTTATGATCGCCTTTCCGCTCACTTGCGTCTTGATCGTCCTCGACGTAGTCGTTTGGTTAGTCGGCTTTCTACCGCTTCCGGATAGGGCCAGGGGGCCGCTGGGCATGACCGAAGCAGTCACCACGCTCTTACTGATCGTTGCTTCTGGGGCAGTATTCATCAGTATGGCCTCGGTTTTCGTTGCACGACAAGAAAACTTCGCCACGCACGTTGGAAGACTCCCCGCATCACCACGCCGGCGTGCCTTCACGCGCGCTGGCGTCGTGCCCCTCATCGGCGTAATCGTCGGATTGGTCTCAAGGTTACCTCTCACCAAGAGCGCCAAAGCGCCGTTGGAGGTAACCGCCGGCGTCATCGCGCTCCTACTGGTCGTCCCAATACTGATTAGTATGGATCTTCCCGGCCTTATCGTGGCGCGGTCGAAGAAAACGCGATAAAGGCTGGCATTGCCTAAGACTACTAGCTGAGAGCCCAGCGCGAGGACATTGACCGCCGAACCCCGAGCGCCCAGAGTCTCAAAAGATCGGATTACGCCCCTTAGTTTAAGAATAGGCGATGAGATTACGTGGAATTACACATACGAATACCACCAAGGGGAAGCGACGCGCGCTCGTGAACGCCGAACTTTCCCTGCGGAGAGGTGGAACATGAGTCGTATACTGATTGCGCCGCTGCTGCTCATCGCAACTACGTCGGCATGCTCTTCCGCTACCACGTCAACGCCCCCCACAATCCAAGGTGCTGCTTTCGTGCATCGTCAACCCCGCATGGCACGAGCGTCTTGGATCGCGTCCGGCGTGCGCACGACGACCCAGCCATTGCTATACGTTGCAGACACTTACGCCTACGAGGTCGCAGTCTACATGCAGCAAGGTCGCAACCAGAATCCAGTTGGCGAAATTACGAACGGCATCACGTTTCCCACCGGTGTATGGGTCGACCAATATCGTAATCTTTGGGTGTCTAATACATATGGCGAGTTAGAATCGAATATTCTGCGGTTTCCTCAAGGGAGTACGAAGCCCGATCGGACGCTCGCCGATCCCAATTGGAACGCGGACGACGTCTGGGTAGCGCCTGACGGCAGCGTATACGCGATCAACAGCGGATATTCCGGAAACTTCGAAATTGTCAAATATCCGCCCCACAAGACGGTCTCTCAACCCGTCGGTGATCCCTACTTGACAAGTGACATTACGGCAATCGCGGGCGACACGAGCGGCAATCTCTTTGCAAGCGGGCTCGGTGTTTCCGGGGGCGGAGAGGTGGACGAATTGCCTGCAGGTTCGACGCAGTGGCAAAACACGGGCATTCCGCTGATGGAACCTGGTGGTCTGGCCTTTGACCGAGAGGGCCATCTTGTGGTCAGCGACATCGGCCGCGAGGTTGTCGAAGTCTTTTCGCTCGGCCATAAGAAACCGCGAGAAATCATCCAGTGCAGCGCGCAATGCTGGGCGATCGCACTCAATCATCGGGCGAAGCGGCTTTGGGTCGACGAAGTCAACGATTTGAACGGCACTATCGACGAGTTCTCCTATCAGAAGGCACAGTTCGTCGAAACCTTAGCGCAACCGTCGAACTCCTATCCACTGGGCCTGGCAACAACGCCAGATCTTTATTGACAGAGCGGCGCATCGCGCGCCTGGGGTACGGCGCCCAGTCTCTCATGTGTGCACATCCAATGAACCACGACGTCGCTAAACTTCGTCTGATAGCGCGTTGGCGTCCCTTGTGCGTTGTCCGCATAGAATTGCTCCGGCGTTGCAGCAACCTGGAGGTTATGGTCCATCGCCGGAACTTCAGCGAGCGTCGCCAGTCCAGGATGGCCGTGATTAACAACCTCGACGATACGCTCGGCATCTTCTGGCGCGACGACGTAATCAGAGCTTCCGTAGACCACCAAAACGGGAACGCTGATGCGCGTCCACGGCTGGATGATGTTGAGCGCGGCGATTTGCTGCATATAGGGAGCCGCCACTGGATAGATTCCGTTGCGAATTTTGCATTCGGGGTCGGCAGCCTCAATTTCGGACTCCGGATCACGTGCGACCAGGAGCCGGTGCATGCAATACTCCTTGCTACGAAGCTTCTGATCGACGACGTCCGGCGTGTCGCCCCCAAGTTCAAGCTGGCGGCTAAGATTCATCAACTCGTATTCAAACCAGTTGCGCCCCACCGCTTCTGAAACAACGATCCCTGCCACGCGATGATCGAGAGCGAGTTGCGGCGCGATAATCGTACCGATGCTGTGACCCAGCAGGTAGATGTGAGCGGGATCTACTTTTGGATCGCGGCGCAGCGCTTCGAGGGCAATGGCGTAGCTGGCGTATTCGTCATGAAAGTCGACGTCATGGCAAGGCGGCCCCTGACTATCCCCGACGCCGCTTTTCTCTAGACGCATCGTGACAAATCCGGCACGCGCGAGGTCACGCGAGATACGCAAATAACCGTCCTCGGAATTGGACGCGACATCAACGGAGAAACAGCCGATGCCACCGATAAGCAAGACACCAGGCCGCTTGCCGATGATGTTATCCGGAACGTCGAGCAGGGTGCGCCGTAACGTTCCTTGGACGGTAATACTCTGATAAAGCGTCCGAACAGCAGAATCTTTTTCGTCGCGTGGCGTGCCTAGGGTTACGCTCACGGTCCGTGCGACGCCGTTGCGCAAGATTACGACTGAGATCGTTGTGCCGGCAGGGAGCTTTCGTACTGCCTGCACGACGTCGTTTGCCAGGCTCATCGGGACGCCGTTAACGGACCGTATGACGTCACCGGGTTGCATCTGCGCTGACGCCGCCGCAGATCCCGGTACGACCGCCTTGACTCCCACTGCACCGGCGTTTTGCACAAGAACGGCGCCGAGAAGGCCATGGCGCGGCAACTCTGCTCCAACAGAAGGTGCAGGGACGAAACAGACCGTTACAAGGGCAAATACGAGGAGGGCGAGGCGCATTGAACCTTCCTTATACCGGATCAATAATATTGGATGTCTCGATAGAACACGCTAAATATTCGAACGTTGCGACTTCGCCCAAGCGAAAATCCAACGATTCGATCTTCATTATCGAGGGAAACGACCCAGGTGAGGGTCTGCTTGGGATACCGCACGCGAAAATAGGTCTCGACTTGGTCCGCTAAAATACGCCTCTCGAACGCGAACATCGACTCTGGGTCTCCCACCGCTCTAAGGAGAGTCGCTCCCTTAGCAAACATCTCAGGAGGCGCGAAAGCTTCCAACTGCGGTGCCAGTTCAGACCGATCGAAGGTTCCTCGAGCAATGGCGTCGAGTACACGACGGGCACGATCGACCGTCGCGCTGTCGACAACAATTGGATCGGGCTCCGGGAACGACCGCGTTTCCCCCTGCTCCGTCGCATTCTGATCCTGCGCCGCAGCGACTCGATAAGAAGCCGCCGCGGCTAAGCTTACGACCGACGAGAAGGCAGTCACGAAAAAGCGACGCTGCATGTCTATCGCCCTCCAAAATCGCAAGCGGTATTTCGGAGAGCGGGGCGCGCCTCCCTCGCCCCGACCCGTCGCTGAATTCGTCTATTCAGACACTCACACTTGCGGTA
This Candidatus Eremiobacterota bacterium DNA region includes the following protein-coding sequences:
- a CDS encoding aminopeptidase, whose translation is MLTGDSSELELIDDIALAIREVGAFAVTDIGSNRLKKQYFQRVPDQFDSQPPKDLIGLASIATAFVNIAYPVDRSINAGVSPARLNVLAGANNVFEQYLLKHNIPEINVGNGVFPSPGNAARFAVTEDELANLFWSGVNTDYPQIRRDTLAMGRATTGGSHRIHMTAPNGTDFTFRTVPGSAIMNNGSVSDEDRRRGGAALEKQLPAGDVYVLPQGGTADGVIVFGTEPIHTGNLVGWTVHFSNGSVTSMQADAGFGPVQKAYDAGTVGRDQFAWADFPVNRSIRVGAGTWGAGPSMAAGWVTAGIGNNLPQGGSDASSFALSSNIPDVTVTVDGKAVITDGHLSL
- a CDS encoding helix-turn-helix domain-containing protein, giving the protein MSPKGCTLFTGCAILSSMPPRDEIVWNALSDPTRRRILDLLKPGPQTTGALCARFPVSRTAVMKHLDVLENARLITIKRTGRERWNYVNAAPLRRIYERWMTPYQQLWAASLSKLGKLAEGTYAVPKSGSLPLSQAAIVHEVTISATPNRVFEALTKNIASWWSHVTYDVDGKPNLILEGGAGGRFYESSGSNQRLYAVVTRYEPSLKLWMAGAMGMGGCVFGTITFDLESEGVSTVLKMEHSVIGQVDEETLEMYRGGWTSLLDDGLKAFVESGKEAWEVA
- a CDS encoding CPBP family intramembrane metalloprotease, encoding MVILFCFFVVFPSLLSSGSPKEWHWHFSVLVGIIVPMLNYNLLGGPLFEEFGWRGFLLPRLQNAMPPWAACVVVGILWAIWHWPLFLVHWVSSPALVFGLIMIGMSLVMAVPFNASGQSVIAAILMHSAFNASSRFLGPFLGDTPTRSSPPPDILIAAAFLLVGVIFAMGTIGRMCAPKKREAADDLLMATG
- a CDS encoding helix-turn-helix transcriptional regulator, whose translation is MLDSKKVTSYQPGEYSVCVRGVQRCGPITLTETLHPTGNRLPPHAHKNASWALVLGGEFAECSDSEQHCKSGTILVRSSGQIHADHFFETSHCLNVEIDINYVAPNLKAVHRVLSRVFEKFIRSADNSEDTLANLMHEIAGRRDFGGLVQAIPEWLNGARRIATNDRETNHSVISIAREVGIHPTHLSRSYRAFFGKSILQDLRDSRVAHAKNLMFSGMPASQAAAQAGFADQSHMIKVFRTALGMTPAECASFCGRTARTKEAEKHFMAPPEVIPGRPAPLGQPGR
- a CDS encoding aspartyl protease family protein; translation: MPALILCLACSLLSLRPLAILHFESNGLLVSLKTRVLNSRPLPFTLDSGASASVVDETVSHELGLRAAGSITGRGAGAGGVRFAIYRDLDLTVGPVHWTARRALGVSLANVGTSQREAGLIGADFFFAFVVRIDYKRNEICVYKPRTYRYAGRGSGLPIYFAHHRPFVNVQVKIVGRAPIWRLLLVDSGSEDMLDDPVIAESPGAKTTRAGTGLGRALTAYYGPVQWARIGPYTLRGLQGTSGGVPLIGQGVLRRFIVTFDYARRRIYLEQRTATPRGP
- a CDS encoding alpha/beta fold hydrolase: MRLALLVFALVTVCFVPAPSVGAELPRHGLLGAVLVQNAGAVGVKAVVPGSAAASAQMQPGDVIRSVNGVPMSLANDVVQAVRKLPAGTTISVVILRNGVARTVSVTLGTPRDEKDSAVRTLYQSITVQGTLRRTLLDVPDNIIGKRPGVLLIGGIGCFSVDVASNSEDGYLRISRDLARAGFVTMRLEKSGVGDSQGPPCHDVDFHDEYASYAIALEALRRDPKVDPAHIYLLGHSIGTIIAPQLALDHRVAGIVVSEAVGRNWFEYELMNLSRQLELGGDTPDVVDQKLRSKEYCMHRLLVARDPESEIEAADPECKIRNGIYPVAAPYMQQIAALNIIQPWTRISVPVLVVYGSSDYVVAPEDAERIVEVVNHGHPGLATLAEVPAMDHNLQVAATPEQFYADNAQGTPTRYQTKFSDVVVHWMCTHERLGAVPQARDAPLCQ